Proteins from one Dromiciops gliroides isolate mDroGli1 chromosome 6, mDroGli1.pri, whole genome shotgun sequence genomic window:
- the EPGN gene encoding epigen isoform X4, whose product MALGIPLYILLNAMVSLSKEATVTVSTPITSQQTEYTEGPIALKFSHPCLADHHSYCINGICAFHHELKKAICRCTTGYTGERCECMKLKPPYKVCSGNKRPL is encoded by the exons ATGGCACTTGGAATTCCATTGTACATTCTGCTCAATG CCATGGTATCATTGAGTAAAGAGGCAACTGTTACTGTATCTACACCAATTACAAGCCAACAAA CTGAATATACAGAGGGGCCCATAGCCCTGAAGTTCTCTCACCCCTGCCTTGCAGACCACCATAGCTACTGTATCAATGGTATTTGTGCATTCCACCATGAGCTCAAGAAAGCCATCTGCAG atGCACTACAGGTTATACTGGAGAGAGATGTGA GTGCATGAAATTGAAACCTCCCTACAAAGTCTGCTCTGGAAACAAAAGGCCACTGTGA
- the EPGN gene encoding epigen isoform X2: MALGIPLYILLNAMVSLSKEATVTVSTPITSQQSNWTVNKTEAEYTEGPIALKFSHPCLADHHSYCINGICAFHHELKKAICRCTTGYTGERCECMKLKPPYKVCSGNKRPL, from the exons ATGGCACTTGGAATTCCATTGTACATTCTGCTCAATG CCATGGTATCATTGAGTAAAGAGGCAACTGTTACTGTATCTACACCAATTACAAGCCAACAAAGTAACTGGACAGTTAACAAAACAGAAG CTGAATATACAGAGGGGCCCATAGCCCTGAAGTTCTCTCACCCCTGCCTTGCAGACCACCATAGCTACTGTATCAATGGTATTTGTGCATTCCACCATGAGCTCAAGAAAGCCATCTGCAG atGCACTACAGGTTATACTGGAGAGAGATGTGA GTGCATGAAATTGAAACCTCCCTACAAAGTCTGCTCTGGAAACAAAAGGCCACTGTGA
- the EPGN gene encoding epigen isoform X1, translating into MALGIPLYILLNAMVSLSKEATVTVSTPITSQQSNWTVNKTEAEYTEGPIALKFSHPCLADHHSYCINGICAFHHELKKAICRCTTGYTGERCEHLTLNSYAVDSYEKYIAAGIGVGLLLSLFLAIIYCYVRKRCMKLKPPYKVCSGNKRPL; encoded by the exons ATGGCACTTGGAATTCCATTGTACATTCTGCTCAATG CCATGGTATCATTGAGTAAAGAGGCAACTGTTACTGTATCTACACCAATTACAAGCCAACAAAGTAACTGGACAGTTAACAAAACAGAAG CTGAATATACAGAGGGGCCCATAGCCCTGAAGTTCTCTCACCCCTGCCTTGCAGACCACCATAGCTACTGTATCAATGGTATTTGTGCATTCCACCATGAGCTCAAGAAAGCCATCTGCAG atGCACTACAGGTTATACTGGAGAGAGATGTGAGCACTTAACATTAAATTCATATGCTGTGGATTCTTATGAAAAGTATATTGCAGCTGGAATTGGTGTTGGACTGCTATTAAGTCTCTTCCTTGCTATTATCTACTGCTATGTAAGAAAGAG GTGCATGAAATTGAAACCTCCCTACAAAGTCTGCTCTGGAAACAAAAGGCCACTGTGA
- the EPGN gene encoding epigen isoform X3: MALGIPLYILLNAMVSLSKEATVTVSTPITSQQSNWTVNKTEAEYTEGPIALKFSHPCLADHHSYCINGICAFHHELKKAICRCMKLKPPYKVCSGNKRPL; this comes from the exons ATGGCACTTGGAATTCCATTGTACATTCTGCTCAATG CCATGGTATCATTGAGTAAAGAGGCAACTGTTACTGTATCTACACCAATTACAAGCCAACAAAGTAACTGGACAGTTAACAAAACAGAAG CTGAATATACAGAGGGGCCCATAGCCCTGAAGTTCTCTCACCCCTGCCTTGCAGACCACCATAGCTACTGTATCAATGGTATTTGTGCATTCCACCATGAGCTCAAGAAAGCCATCTGCAG GTGCATGAAATTGAAACCTCCCTACAAAGTCTGCTCTGGAAACAAAAGGCCACTGTGA
- the EPGN gene encoding epigen isoform X5, translating to MALGIPLYILLNAMVSLSKEATVTVSTPITSQQTEYTEGPIALKFSHPCLADHHSYCINGICAFHHELKKAICRCMKLKPPYKVCSGNKRPL from the exons ATGGCACTTGGAATTCCATTGTACATTCTGCTCAATG CCATGGTATCATTGAGTAAAGAGGCAACTGTTACTGTATCTACACCAATTACAAGCCAACAAA CTGAATATACAGAGGGGCCCATAGCCCTGAAGTTCTCTCACCCCTGCCTTGCAGACCACCATAGCTACTGTATCAATGGTATTTGTGCATTCCACCATGAGCTCAAGAAAGCCATCTGCAG GTGCATGAAATTGAAACCTCCCTACAAAGTCTGCTCTGGAAACAAAAGGCCACTGTGA